A region of the Drosophila subpulchrella strain 33 F10 #4 breed RU33 chromosome 3L, RU_Dsub_v1.1 Primary Assembly, whole genome shotgun sequence genome:
TACTGCGTAGTGCGGTAGTGGCGAGATCGGCGTTGCCATTTACTTTTAGCCAGACTTTAATTATAATTGCCAGCGAAACTAAGCCTCTCCACATCCCCTCTTCCCCTTGCAGATCGATGATGCAGCCATCCAGGTGTACAAGGATGGCGACTACGGAGCCTACCTGGATCTGGAGTCATCGCTGGCCGAGCAGAGCGAGGAAATCGAGGGACTCAACGTCAGGTGAGTGTGCCACAAATAACGATTTGGGGGGAGCAGCTCCAACGCCAACACCTGACCCAAAACGCCGGCTAATGAGCTTGGACAGAAAAGAATTGTCAGCCCACATGGGGCTGGGGCACACCTGGTGCACTTCACCCACTCGCAAACATTTGTCACGGGATTTCACTTTTGCAACTCaggctggtgctgctgcttaCCTTGAACCCATTTTCCGATTTTCGGGAACGTTGTTGACATTTTGGCTATTTTAAAGCTATTCGGGATATTGACAGTATTAAATGCGGTTTGATTAGGGAAGATCTTGCTTGCTTATAAGAAACGAGCTTTCCCGCCGCGACTGTGTCCGCGTTTAAGAAACTGTTTTTAAAGATGTTAACACCACTTATTATccataaaattattataaagaatcaaaatatttaaaaaaatttacaatatACGGTTTGATTTAAGCAGATCTTGCATAGTTAAAGGAAAATATTAAGTTATAGCCAAAATCATCTCTCGATTCGCCTATTACTTTATAAACATATTTGAAAGGTATAACAACATACAAAAACATTTTGAGGAATATGCTCCTTaagtaatttaaatattcatgTGACTTGTAAGCTAAAATAAAAGACTTCGatgttattaattataatcgATTAAGATGTGGAGTTTGAAGCTTGATAAGCCACTCCTTGTAATCTCTAGTTGGCCGCGGCAATCAGGAAACTCCGAGTCAGTCGATCCACTCTGGGTTATTGGGGCAGCCGATCGTGGGTGGCTCTGTCAGCCTTTCACCGAAAGGCAACATATTACACATACGCCATGACGGTCCGCCTGCATCGGCATCTCGACATCTTGGCATCGTATCGCCATCTCCGCTCGCTAATAAAGTTATTTGGCCGGGCCATAAAAAACTGTCGCTATCTGTGGCACAGGAAACCGAGTTGGCTATCTGCCTACCTGGCTGGTTACCTGCTTAGCCGCCTGCCACTCTGGCCGGCACTCACCGGGTTTTTGAAGACATTTGCATGCCACGACATTGCTACGTGCAACTTGTTGCCGACGCAGTCTGCAGTTAATTTGCATTTAATCCGCGCACAGCCGCAGAAAAAGAAAACCAGagacaaaataaaaacgcTCGCCACGTCACTTTTGAGTCGTCGTTGTCGTAGCTCTGCAGTTgttatatttacattttttgtgCTCTTTTCTCATAACTGGCATGCATGTTACTTGTGCATAAGTACATCTAAATACCCCTTAGATGAGTGGTGTTTTTGGGGACTGTAGAAAAATTAGTCTAGAATCTAGTTACATTCCAATTAAATTCttatataaaagtttttaGGGACTTTTAGAAGTATGGTCTAAAATCTAGAAACGTTCTTATGAAACTATAATAGTTCGATTACCAAGCCGTAGATTTCAAAACTtctctaaaaatataaatataggAACATATTTCAAATGTATTTAACTGAAATAAGACCTATAAGAATATTATATAGCTTATATAGGAATGATATGGCCTTAGGTTGAGGAAAATGATTATTTTTGGTTGACATTCGTTACAGTAAGGGTTTTAAAAGTACCACTTAGTCGTTTCTAGTTCTTGTTTCTCCACTTcttagtttttatttatttttcgcgGCCAGGAACGTGATGTCATGGCATGGGAAGGCGCTAAGGCAGCTCCACAAAACTTGGGGCACAAAGAAAAATGATGTACGCGACGGGGCACAAGTGTCAAAGTGAGGGGAGCCACAAAGATGGCCATACAAACCAGGTTCAAAGTCAATGTTCTGGAGTTGCTTAACCCTGTGTCGGCGAAATGGATGGATTTCTGGTCTATTTCTGACTTTCACTTCTTCATCTACACCGCATCCATGATCATCAGTCATCAGTGGGGCGGAGTGGAGTGGAGCGGCCATCTAAGCCGTAAGTGCAGTCTTTGAAATTATAACGTAAATGTCGCCGCGTCTGCGCAAATTGCCGCCACTTTGCGGCGCACAATCGTCCCCACTCTATTTACGAGTGGTGTGGCGCCAAAGGCAGTGGAGTGTTTTCCTTCTAGCCAGAATGGCCAGAATGGGAACTGGTAACTGGCAACTGGGGACCTGGCCCAGTCCGATGGCCACTAATCATGCTTATCGCATTAGTCATGGCAGCGCAGGCTCGCATGCAAATCATGCGCTTCAATTCGCATCAAAATTCCGCAGAAGGTGCCCGTCAATCTGCAGAAAGGGAGAGACACGAGTTGCGTTACCAACACAGGTGTGTCTTGGACACTCGCGGCTCAGACACTCACCTCTTGTCTATAAAGAATATATGGTATATGATATGTGAGCCCAGTGTCGGACTCCCTGACTGCCAGCCGCCCCATAGTCCATTTTCAATTATCTGCGTCGTTTGTTATTACTTTTATTATGACCAGCTGGGAACGGGGTGAAGCACCAGCGGGTAATCAATGTTCTTAGCTGGTCAATGAACCGGGCTTGGACTTGCTCAGGAGTCGGGGCGGGAGGGGCCAGCTCCCCATTGTGCCCTAATCTTTTTGTTTTGGCACTTCAGGTGGGGAAAAGTGGTTCACAGCACGGCGTTTATTATCTTCCATTTTATAAGAGTGTGAAGAGAGAAAACCTTCTACTACTTTAAGGTGTTTAAACATGTTCTTAAGAAGAATTcgttaaatatttgaattacaatgaaattttaaacaaaattctAAGATTATCTAAGTGTGAATATGATAAATATTTTCGATATTCACAAGTACAAACAGTTATTTATATGTACAATATAACAAAAAGCATTTAGTCATTAAAATCATAATGTTTTGACATTAGCCCCTTTTCTCAAAATAGTGGTCTCCATTTTTAGATTATCAACAAATATTACTTTCTATAAAAGTTAAAGAAATTTATAGGCTTAAAGGTTTTTAGCAGCACCAAAgtacatattatttttttaatattgcggAATGGGAACAAACTGTACACTGTCCTGTAAATAATatacttatttttatttttaacccACAGCCGCAAGAACTCCCTGGTGGTGCGAACGCAGTTAAATGTGCGCGTGCACGCAATTATTGGTAAGAGAATGGAAATCTTATTGCGCATACGTCCCGTGCAACGACTAATTTTGAACTTGCAGAGAAACTGCTGTCCGCGGAGGGCAGTGACCTGCGGCGGGCCCTCTTCTCGCTGAAGCAGGTGTTCCAGGAGGATAAGGATCTGGTGCACGCCTTCGTGGCCCTCGGCGGGCTCAATTGCCTGGTGCGCGTGGGCAATTGTGCGGATCAAAACTATCAGAATTACATTCTGCGGGCCCTCGGTCAGGTGAGTCCTACATCAATCTATCCATAGATGGATTGCAATCTTGCATTGCGAACCCTTGGCTAATTATGTCATTGGATGCGGCGGCAGGTCATGCTCTATGTGGACGGAATGAATGGCGTGATGAAGCATGAGCCGACGATGCAGTGGCTCTACTCGCTGATTGCCTCCAATTACCGATCCGTGGTGAAGACCGCCCTCAAGCTGTTGCTGGTCTTCGTGGAGTACGCCGAGTCCAACTGCTATGTGCTGGTCAGTGCGATTCACGCGGTGGACGCTTCCCAGGGCACTCTGCCCTGGTCGAATATAATGAGGTAGAGTCTACTTTTGGGATGGCTGACAGAAGCTATTGAAAGATTATTAGAGATGTGCAGAagctaaatatattttaatccCTTTCTTCAGACTGCTTAAGGACTATGATAATGCCGATGCCGAGCTGGTCATCTATGCCACTTCACTGATCAATAAAACCCTGGCGGGCCTCAACGATCAGGACAGTTTCTACGATGAGAGCGATCTTCTAGAGCAGCAGGGCATGGAGACTGTTATCCAGCGATATATGTCCAAGCCGGGCACCGATTTGGATCTGCTCGATCAGCTGCAGCTCTACGAGGCTGTGCTAAAGTGAGTTTACTGAATATTTAAATGATGTTTTAtcacttaaataaattttaattcagGTTTGAGGATGGTGAGTCGGATGGTCAGCGCTTACCGCAGAACTCAATGCGCAAGACGCAGCGCTATCGCCCGGGGACTAACACCACCGAAAGACGCAAATCGCGTCGCCACAGCACGGATAATAGCCCAGCCCCCCTCACAAAGGTCCTGCCCACCACTGTCCTCCGGATGACCCCCACCCAAGCCACCGTGGATGAGGACAGTTCGGGATCCACTAACTCTACGGAATTCAGCGGTGGACTGTTCAATGAAAAGAAACGTAAGTGCTCAGATGGGAaacttaataataaatataaatataaataataaataagagATTGCTGAAAATCggatttaaaataatattaaaatatcaaATTCAAAGCCAGTCTCACTGGGAGCATTAAGAGAGGCAGCCGGCATTTTTCTTATAGAGCtcattatattattattatttttgaacatttatcaaaaaatattatctATTAACCCTACAAATTTATCCTAAAATAgtgtttattttcttttactaaCATGTTTAAATCATCATTATCAAAAGAGTTAGAGAAGTTCTCAAAACTAAACTAAGTTATATGGAGTAGCACTGGCTACAAGGACTATCATACTTAtaaatataaactttttgattaGCAAAGACCTAACCTTTCCGTAATCCTTTTTAGCTCGCGATGGTGCAGGCGTGACCCCGGGACTTCGTAGAAGAAGAGAGCGGGCGGAGCGGCACAAGAGCTTCCTGAAGGAACAACAGGAGGCGGCGGCCAATGGGATCTTTGCCGCCTTGGAGCAGCGGGAAGGACTGGGTAAGTTGTGGAACTGAATCCCTAACTAAAATAAGCTGCTTTTGACTTGAGCGACTAACTAACTTGTGATTCTCTCTCCCACCGAAACGCTAATCACTGTGTGTATTATTGTCCCGCTGTTCACCCGCTGATCATGCTAACCacaaccaaaaaacaaaataccaTTCATGCCataaacagggcaaattgtaaCCGCCATACCCGCCACCATCCAAGTTGGCGACAGTCCGCCCGAGTCGCTGCAACACGAGTTGCCGCCGTGCAACAACATCAGCGGCATCAGCAATCTTAGCAACCTTAGCAACATTAGCAACAACAATGTGAGCAACCTGAGCTGCAATGACACGCCGAACAACAGCCTTCTGCTGATGAGTCCTAGCAAACAATTGCTCACCGGCAGCCACAGCATCTCCATCATAAACAACAGCTTCGATAAGGCGAGCAACAATAACCAGAGCGAGTTCCTAACGAAGAAGAACCTATTTCGGGAACGCAATTCAACTGTGATCAATGGTATTATGAAGAATATCCAGCAAACCGATAGTGCCTATAAGAAGTACGAGAATGAGGCGAATCGGCTGAACAACTACTACAGCCAGTCGCCAAAGCATCAGATCCATCAGAACCATCAGATCAATCAGATCCATCAGCCCATTCAGCCCACGCCGGAGGTGCTTTTGAGTCCCAAGAAAACGCTGAATGCCTCTGGGTTTGACTTTACGCCCGCTCCCCTGAGTTCCACCCCGGTTAAATGTGATGTCCAGCCGGAGGCGGAGCCACTGCGTCCGGTTGGGAAACCGGAGACAGCCCCACCACCGCCTCCTccaccgccaccgccgccACCACCGCCCCCAGGGTGGTGGCACGCCCCCATCTACAACAGCCCGCCAGCTGCAGCTCCTCCAGCTCGAACCCTAACCAGTACTAACCCAGAGCTGCTGCCGCATCCTGTGGATCCTTCAGGTGGGTCTCGATCTTAACCTTAACCCTAACCCCTCATCTGTCTCACCTGTGTGTTGAATACTTGCGAGCGCCGCCAAAACATCCACATTGCATTGCGCACCTGCCGCTGCATACTTTCGAGGGCTGAGATCTTATAAATAGGGGCTTAACTTTATGATCGTTCTGTATGTCACAGATATGGACAGCGAGGAcaagcagctgctgctgcagctgaaGCGGGACCACACCGTCAAGGATCTCACCCAGAAGCTGAGCAACCTGCCCATGAGTCCCACCCAGGATCCCGGGAATCGAGCTCTCGTCGGCGACATGTCCGGCCTCATCTCGAAGGCCAAAGAGGGTCTGGCCAAGAGCAAGAGCAAGGGAGAGATATCCAGGTGAGACCAATCTTAGAAAACTCATGATCAAATATTAAACAGGGGGAAGCTCGCATAGTGTTTAGCCAATAGTTTCGTTCTATAATAATGCTTAGCCTTGATCTTTTTAAGAATTTTCCTTAGGGTCATATAACtccaaaaatataatatttttatgatagcatataataaatcaattaaccctataggtattgacaatgCTTTACAATATTCAGGAACGTACCAATCAATCTTTATGAGTAGTTCAAAAACCTTTGGCTCAAGTGCCCTAATATCAGATTAGATCAATTGATTGTTACTGACTTGCTAGATTAAAAGTAAACGATAGGGTTTCCTATAATCATCGTTTTCTTTAAAGGGCTTATGACTAAGATTTACGAGAATATATGGCGCCAATAGCTAAAGATAAGAGTTCGGACTTAGCCACATACGATTAGCAGTGTCATGCTTTCTGGTCATTTGATATGAAGTGGGCCAGGGCTTGCAACCATAATCCCAAAACCaataagacagaacaaatatcattttaaaaGACAATTATTTAGTTCACAGGTGGTCAAGATTTATTAGGGTATGGCACAGAGTCGTTACCGATAGCTTATCCGTAGATGGGGTTGTACTTCTCGTACAGGGCGATGTAGGCAGCCTTGGCGTCATCGACGGACACTCCCTTGCGGCTCAGCCAGGCATCGTACTTGGCAGCTCCCTCGGCATCGGCGGGCTTCTCGATGGTGATGTCGCCCTCGTGGATCTGCTTGTACAGACCGTAGAACTCCAGGTACACCTCCGTTGGGGGCTTCTTGCTGAAGGCCTTGGTCTTCTCGAGGATTGCGTTGAACTGCAGATCACAGGGAAAGTAAGAGATGTTGTTCTATATCCAGATCTTAACGATCATCAACTTACATCGGCCATGTTGCTTGGGATATGCTTGACAAATGTGACTTGTCCCTCTCAGTGCACCGCCTTTATAGCGGCCGGAAATCGGGGAATTATAGTGAACAACGCTTATCTGTGTCGATAATGAGGGAGTCCATTGTGCAAACTTATAAGATTAGATTTATGTGGGAGTTTCATAAGAGTTCAGGTTTTTGCACAGTCTGCAAAGAGCCCAAAATTCAGGGTCTTATCACCGTTTGTCATCAAACGCTGCTTTCTCGGATCTCTAGAAAGTTGTGTGCCCCACCCCTTGTCGCCTGATTTCTGATTTCTTATCGTACCTATATATTGTATAAAGTGCTGCTAGGCGTGAGTCTGTCAAAGATAAGGTCGGACTAATCATTTATGGGACCCCTTTAGACGTTGTTGATGTGGAGAAAGAAAGAATGATGAACGCTATAGTAGCGATGACATAaactttttatgatttttagaTCTTCTAGTGTGGATCAGGAGCTGAAGAAGTCTGAGCCCAAGAAGTCGGAGAACGAACTTCACTGGGAGGAGCTGGTGAGGAATATGACCAGGCCGCTGAATCTCTGCGATTTGGACTTTACGGATCTGAGGGATGATGACGAGAAAGATGTGTTGGCACCGCGAAGTCTGGGTGCTGGAATACCCCCTCCTCCACCGCCCCTGGGAGGGGCCATTGCCCCACCGCCCATGATGCCCCCCAGCTTGGCACCTCCGCCCATGTATGGATATGGTGGCAGTCTTACCAACAGTGTTAACTCGCTGAATGGATCCATAAATGGCGAGCTGGTCAATGGGAATAACACCATTAAAAAGAACAAGAAGACGGTGAGTTCGGATCATATCATAACATACGttatacttatatttttgatcCCTCCTTAGGTCAAGCTCTTCTGGAAGGAAGTGCGCGAGGACATGATACCGCAGGTGGTGGGCAAAACCATTTGGGACGAGTTGCCCGATGCCAATGTCGACACCCAGAAGCTCGAACATCTCTTTGAGTCCCGGGCCAAAGACTTGATGACCAAGGTTCGTATCTTAGCCATAGCCTATATTCCCCATATTACCCCCAATTGGTCAAAGGTTCTCGAAATTCAAAGACTCTAGACGATAAGTGTGATTAAATTAGTCATAGGCTCTTCTATAAGTGTATGTTGCGTTAACAAAATGCGAATGATTTTTGTATTCTTCTTTCCCCTCTATTTATGGATATCTTGTATAATTCTTAATACCTAAATGTCGAACGGTCTGTTTGCGGATATATCTACATAAATGTTGTGCTAAACTCAAAACCAATATGCAAATAATTCTCAAATATTCAAATGTTTTCCAATGTCTCTAGGAGGTGAGTGCCAATCgaaatgttattaaatttgtttgtCTCTTTGTCTCTCTATCACtttctatatttatatatatatctcaCCATAACTTACGATCTGTTGCCCAtattgttttgtgttttggTGTTGGTTACTATCACTATTTCTTTACACTGTCTCACAACCACCACGTACACTGGAAGAAACGATCAGATCAGCACAGATACTCCTCTCCAATTCCGCACTTTGCACTTTGCACACTCCACACTTTCGTTTTTCTCTTTGCACCACTGTGTTTTTATCTCTGACCGATCGCCGCCTGATCGAAAGGTATTAACTTTCCCTTGCTGACCTTGCAGAAACAACAAGAGCTGAACAAGAGCAAAGAGATCATCGTGCTCGACCACAAGCGCTCCAATGCCATCAACATTGCGATCACCAAGCTGCCTCCTCCGAGGGCCATCAAGACGGCCATCCTCAAGATGGACGCCACTGTGGTCACGCGGGAGGGCATTGACAAGCTGCTGAATATGCTGCCCACCGACGAGGAGAGGGGAAAGATCCAGGAGGCCCAGCTGTCCAATCCGGAGTTGCCCCTGGGCAGTGCCGAGCAGTTCCTGCTGACCCTGGCCTCCATTTCGGAGCTGGAGGCGCGCCTGAAACTCTGGGCCTTCCGTCTGGACTTTGACAACAGCGAGGTAGGTTATCACTCTGGAAAAAgaattatacaaatatttttatttccctATAAACCCACAGAAAGAGATTGCGGAACCCCTGATGGACCTCAAGCAAGGCATTGAGATCCTGCGTCAGAACCGCACCTTCCGCAGCATCCTCTCCACGCTGCTGTCCGTGGGCATCTTCCTGAATGGAGCTCCCGTCAAGGGATTCCAGATCGAGTATCTGGCCAAGGTGCCGGAGGTCAAGGACACGGTGCACAAGCACTCGCTGCTGCACCACCTCTGCCACATGGTCATGGAGTCGAGCAGCGATACGAGTGATCTCTACTCCGAGATTGGACCCATTACCCGAGCCTCCAAGGCGGATTTCACGGACTTGGCCCACAATCTCAATCAGCTGGAGGCGGAGTGTAAGGCCTGTTGGGATCGTCTGAAACTGATTGCCAAACACGATTGCCCACAGCCGTTGAAACAAAAACTGGTGGATTTCCTGGCCGATTGTGCGGAACGCATCATTATCCTGCAGATCGTCCATCGGCGGGTGATGAACCGCTACCGGAAGTTCCTTCTGTGGCTCGGCATGCCGCAGCACAGTGTGGCGGAGTCGAGGCCCAATGAGTTCAGCAGGACCCTCTCCGAATTCGCCCTGGAGTACCGCACCACCCGGGAACGGGTGCTCCAGCAGCTGGAGAAGAAGGCCAACCACCGCGAGCGGAATAAGACGCGCGGCAAGCTGATCATCGACATGGCCAAGTTCAAGACCAAAGATGACGTGGCCGATGATGAGCTGAAGTGAGTTTTAGTTTGAGTACTGCGTTCTTATCATAACACTTGAAAAGATCTATCTACTAATATTAAGCAGGAAAGCTTGTCGCTGTTGAAGTAACCCGAATTTCCGGGAATACTATGTGATATTATGTGGTTGTAAATGTTCATAAAATGATTTACAATTGTAAGATAAGAAGTAGTTTATCAGGGCTGTAAAGAGTTCCGTAGTTCTTTggccttaaaaatataatttgaaCAGTTCGAATACTATGCTGATAGTGTAAAGATAAAAGAGAACTAggaataattattataatcatAGTGAAAAGTTGTTCTAATTATTATAATCAAAGTGAAAAGTTGTTCTACGTTATTTatacttattttatttgttatttcaGAAAACTGCTGGACACATCCAGTGCCGACCAGGCCGATGGCACTCTCACCTGGCGAAGAAGACGGGCGGAGCAGCTCCGTTCGCCGATTGCCCGCCAGAGTGAGGAGCAGTTCACCGACGGGGATGATGAGATCTTGGAATCCCTGGTTAAAACCGCCACCAAGGCCCCCGGAACAAGGACAACGCCCAGGGAACGGAAGCGGACGCGACATGCGGATCGCAAATCATGTAAGTTGACCGATTCCACAAATCACACGATCCAGATCCACGTCCAAAACTCCGACAGTGAGAATACGTTTTAATGAAAAGGTGTTGGTCCATATCTTTTCGAATCACACACAGCGCGCTATGTCTATAACCTCTAGCTGGATACTCCCAACCAGAATCAAACTACACCACCAGCAATCCCAATGAGaaactatatatttataattccCACGCAAAATTCCAAATTCACACAAAATTCTCTGCAGTTTTGTCCGCCCCCATTTACAACATAATATTCCCAATTTCGCAGCTTTTTTATCCCCTTAGTTTTGCCAGCTTACGAATCTGTTGCCTTTATtgggttttaattttttccatttcgtTCTTTTACCAATAACGCACCAATCCAacaaaccaataaaaaaataaacaaaaccgAACCCAACAAATCTGAAATATTGACTATCGAAGTGAAGCGCAGCCGCACGCGCGAAGGATTCACAGTTGAAAGAGCACCATCGCCGTAGAAACCGTTACTGTTAACCGAATCCGTAACCGCTACCAAAAGAACAGCCAACTGTTTTTTAGGTTTTACCTTTTTTGGTTAGTGAATTGAATTGTGTTGAGTTTTACTCCGTTTTCTTACGATTTCCTTGTTTAAGTCCTTTGGCTGACACCTGTTATTCAGCTTTGTTTTTGAacttttgtattttgttgAAGATCTGGGCTCTATATATGACCTGGTTCAGCAACCAATTTGTAAATATGAAATGCA
Encoded here:
- the LOC119555163 gene encoding uncharacterized protein LOC119555163 isoform X2; this translates as MSSYRSYTPWKTSLGSSYKPGSASYGTSGDSTSRYTSLATPSSYRPSFSGGTYRLKRDPPPPATTTTSTGYVSRYAKTEPKEAAPTERSSPVKRYTGTTTSALGKYGRSRDPSPVALEHTNRNKSRDPSPVIDSTRSKLGSTYRGGNTTTSSSSSSATRNAYNSRYGATSRISGNGSALSYLTTSDFHARTASRAKASREREKEKEKEKEEEEKPREVPNNKDKSPEKAEEKQPANDDEANESFITISVVTRATSPTLPGSTTVQRTRRIDPAKTIEKTIQRSTKRRETSDQEIQSDRLDDSTRYLRYSAGSSISSTYSPHRDRISSLRYSASPLNSSGSGKSSSMGEGKQIQPIPEVVSPARTNGSVSSAKSSEALSPPRSNGTVSSGKSNEALSPARSNGSANSSSKSPEAVSPPRTNGSSSKSTKSKLSPPKAIRLNSRQSSVENLVNKPPAPPSKADSPTKTCSSSSGSSAVKWPNKDFRKSSLNVGPTDRPRKSRTPSSGGESEDLPNGSSLERSPSAGSEGSLASVSSKKSSKLSNGKVPGSPKPKSHKSCSETTTGNSSSTTASASDSEQRVKTVKKQAKKKTTKEGGTGKVVAAAHKPNSTTESPTVEVEVVPATQTRLKKLSAVSNFFASRQQDANNEPIFLESSESSGEPEALSLPVISGISAISKISKISGISLATDLRTNEPRTTPSSEAKPSPPTNSQSSSTRCPRESSTGTGTGTRLPTSTVSTTQDTSLTTTTASLTTSEQDDPSWWQDTSLQINTASALDQNNRGEMPPYRLRHIDSGEEQAWWLRQDENGDDDDTLAEETLNTLDDDAQEPSKSTWWSQEEQEDSSSQVKLMPRSRITPEKDAWWLQEEEEAPASARENGDLNNNNSEPHVEVTLRLPSNGSQRSSKGSASRSGANSKSGGSNPWWLSGPARKMFNVQRVESGERAWWQEEAPEEPPPQEKENEPPPVKPPTPPPRIIKHWESGERAWWLQEDTESTQPPVQQPSSDDEEQPGVVSRDEVDLRLALPPTLASQELSTSFNFNAYSERPPPLGQCASPVRCPSPYDNIPRSQVQEPPPQQQPTPTLNILQPRFSPQTRRAGEKLFISRHQNIDELLGGACRPLSPLFYGNSNPAEAELTPLASKNMFLLEEVTPDQVRIHDSTAQLPVIQRMQRDVEWLENGSSFYEPPKQQQHQQQQRRIDDAAIQVYKDGDYGAYLDLESSLAEQSEEIEGLNVSRKNSLVVRTQLNVRVHAIIEKLLSAEGSDLRRALFSLKQVFQEDKDLVHAFVALGGLNCLVRVGNCADQNYQNYILRALGQVMLYVDGMNGVMKHEPTMQWLYSLIASNYRSVVKTALKLLLVFVEYAESNCYVLVSAIHAVDASQGTLPWSNIMRLLKDYDNADAELVIYATSLINKTLAGLNDQDSFYDESDLLEQQGMETVIQRYMSKPGTDLDLLDQLQLYEAVLKFEDGESDGQRLPQNSMRKTQRYRPGTNTTERRKSRRHSTDNSPAPLTKVLPTTVLRMTPTQATVDEDSSGSTNSTEFSGGLFNEKKPRDGAGVTPGLRRRRERAERHKSFLKEQQEAAANGIFAALEQREGLGQIVTAIPATIQVGDSPPESLQHELPPCNNISGISNLSNLSNISNNNVSNLSCNDTPNNSLLLMSPSKQLLTGSHSISIINNSFDKASNNNQSEFLTKKNLFRERNSTVINGIMKNIQQTDSAYKKYENEANRLNNYYSQSPKHQIHQNHQINQIHQPIQPTPEVLLSPKKTLNASGFDFTPAPLSSTPVKCDVQPEAEPLRPVGKPETAPPPPPPPPPPPPPPPGWWHAPIYNSPPAAAPPARTLTSTNPELLPHPVDPSDMDSEDKQLLLQLKRDHTVKDLTQKLSNLPMSPTQDPGNRALVGDMSGLISKAKEGLAKSKSKGEISRSSSVDQELKKSEPKKSENELHWEELVRNMTRPLNLCDLDFTDLRDDDEKDVLAPRSLGAGIPPPPPPLGGAIAPPPMMPPSLAPPPMYGYGGSLTNSVNSLNGSINGELVNGNNTIKKNKKTVKLFWKEVREDMIPQVVGKTIWDELPDANVDTQKLEHLFESRAKDLMTKEKQQELNKSKEIIVLDHKRSNAINIAITKLPPPRAIKTAILKMDATVVTREGIDKLLNMLPTDEERGKIQEAQLSNPELPLGSAEQFLLTLASISELEARLKLWAFRLDFDNSEKEIAEPLMDLKQGIEILRQNRTFRSILSTLLSVGIFLNGAPVKGFQIEYLAKVPEVKDTVHKHSLLHHLCHMVMESSSDTSDLYSEIGPITRASKADFTDLAHNLNQLEAECKACWDRLKLIAKHDCPQPLKQKLVDFLADCAERIIILQIVHRRVMNRYRKFLLWLGMPQHSVAESRPNEFSRTLSEFALEYRTTRERVLQQLEKKANHRERNKTRGKLIIDMAKFKTKDDVADDELKKLLDTSSADQADGTLTWRRRRAEQLRSPIARQSEEQFTDGDDEILESLVKTATKAPGTRTTPRERKRTRHADRKSSRYVYNL